The following is a genomic window from Amyelois transitella isolate CPQ chromosome 23, ilAmyTran1.1, whole genome shotgun sequence.
AATGTCTGTCTATTTGTGCGGTTTTGTTACTCCGATCGTATTGTAAGATACGAACACCAAGttcaattttgtatttaaagacCATTGCTCTCGGCTTCAATGGTTTATGAAATAATGGATCAGGTTTTATCTTCTtctgcttttttttttgcctgCGCAATGTTCAGATATTGCCAATTTGAAATGAATTTCGGACGTGTTATGTCtgcgtatttaaaaaacttttctgATGTGCTTATTTAAGGAATTATAAAAGTCTCTTATTCTTATCAAAGAGTGTTCACCGACGAGAACATAacgattttcatttttttaaatgttatgcTCTATATATCTTGTTAAATGTGCTGTTGGAAATTTTCCTAAAGATTTCAGGCTATGTCAATATGTAcactattaatattatcttctTTGAGACATTCTGACGCCTGGGTACATGAAGGGGTACGTATTAAACAGATATTTAAAGCTTTGttttgcattaaaattataaaacttaaataataaaaacttttatttacacaCACAGCAACGATAAAAGTAGAAAACATAATTTCCATAAAATTAGTAACAATATCACCTATAACGCGAGGTTATATAATTAGCACCAATTCACTACTAAACTATGAAGTTTAATTCTATGACAGgcagaaaaactttaaaaatttcttcTACTAAATTGTAGGCTCTGATGAATTCACTATATTTTAGTCAATAATTTATGACACTTCGTCAATTTTACCACATTGTTACGCTCCGATTATGAATGCACGATTTGATGGAGTCAGCATTAAAAAAACTCGATATATTTATGCCCGTGTAAGTGACTCTGctcttttattacattattccCATTAAAAATCGAATTTCAGCTGTAGAACATAATACAAATACAACGTAATAcgaatacaatacaaattatctttattgcccataaactGAAGAATAGTCATATACAGCCGTAAAGCGAAATATTCAAtatgaaaacattatttatctcATCTCAAACACAATTTTATCACAATCGTACAAAAATTACTCACTAAATCAATGACTAGCATAACGTTATCACTTTACTATATCTATCTTGTCAATTAGTCGTACATTTATAAATGGTACAAATAATGTGTTACcttaagtattttgtttttctgccTGCATCAAAAAAACTTAAGAACCTTATCTATTTTTTGGATCATCATTTTCatcttttactttactttctttatttttatcttctgTGTCATTCCTAGGTTTGTGAACCGGAACTATTTCAGTCGGCGGTGGAGTCATCGGCACTAAGCTACCGTCATCTTCAGAAACTTTCAAACCTATAGTCGCTCCTAACTTAGCACTGGCCTGCTTAAATGTATTTGACAATTTAACTTGCACGACATTAATGCACATAGATGTTAAAGCCAATCCAAAGACTAAATAGAAAATGGAAGCCATCATGAACATTGGATGATCAGGAACTAAATCGCCAAGTCCTATGGTAGACATTGAtatgaatacaaaataaaatgactcGAAGAAACTCCAAGTTTCCCACATGTTGTAGCCGACGGCACCTATAATTAAATACACGACTAGAATAAAGATGGCTACTGAAATTGGCAGGTTGAACTCATCATCTATTTCATACAATGAAGGCGCTGGTGTGTCAGGATCCGTTTCGTTTTCTATATCTTTGATTTGGACAACTTGGCCAGGTTTAGGGGGAAGGGGCGGAGGGACATCACTTGGTTTTCTCTGAACTACAGGAGGAGTCTCTCCTGTTTTAACTTCCAATTCCTCTTCTGAGAAGATCTGAGAAGGTCTTCTTACGACGTCGTAGACGATGTTCAGTCCTTTCATTACTtcctgtaaatataaaaagcatACTTTTAATGTCAGttaattatgtttaatgtCAGTTGTGTTTCATTCGCAATTTTCAGAATGTTACGTTAAACTTTAAACTTTCCAAATTCTACGAAATTTTCCCACGATCTTATTTCATCTCAACTCTAATTAATCACTTTTCGTCATAAGTACAGTGTGAACTGACAGCATAAAAATGTAGCTACATTTCTGAAAAATATACtgattgaaattgttttttttgttgttctaAAGGGCAAGTATGCGGTGATCCTAAAAACATACCGCTCAGCCCGAGGCATAATCATTACTCATTTCTGAATAAAGGAAAACATTCtcattgtttatttgtctTACATATTTTTCAGAACAACGCAACGGAGAAAGGAATTTTTTACAAGGTTCtgatttgttttataagaACATATAcccatattatatataaggaataaatattttatcttgaatgtttctttattaaacttttttctaATTACTTAAGTCTTTAAcatcagtaaaataaaaatatgtaagtaaataaatacgtaaAGTTTTCAGATATCTTAAAGTGATATTGCTGATATTATTAACAACTAGCTTGTACCCTTCGCCTGCGTCAATTTAGTATCtaccacctacaaaaaaatacaggtttcTCACAAATCCCATggaaactatagtttttaccgagataaaaagtactcttaattttatatacgcaaaattttaaaaaagattggttcagtagttaaCTACCAAAACAATTGGTTGAAGAGACGACAAACTAATAAATGAACTTACATTTGCATTTATTGGTTTACCCAGTGTGTTTTAAACCAATATAATTTTGCCTTCACCAAAGAAAGCTTAATCAATGTACCGGTTTTTATCTTTCTGTGTTCAGTTTTTGTTGTGCGtctctgtcagtcagtcagactataattaattttgtacgtGCATATTAATAAGAATCACTTAGCCAACTATATCTATAGGTATCTTAATATTTAAGATCAAAGAGCTTGTACTCAAACGACTCGCATGAAGCCTGAGAAAAAGACAGAGACAGATGTAACCATAACTttgatttacaaataaaccAACCTGTACTGGCGCTGTTCTTCTGACCTTCCTGCAGCTTCTCGTATAATAGAACCTCCTTATGAACGCCCAGAAGAACTTGATGATCCTAGTGAAGAGTTTACCGAAATCAGCCAGGACTATAAGGAAGAGTGGGATTCCAACGATAGCGTAGACTATGGTGGCGGCGCGCCCGTACGTCGTCTTTGGAGATATGTGACCGTATCCTGGAATATTTAAGGTTATGTTAGAATCATCATACAAAAGAATATAAGATTTACCCTTATACtgcttcaataaaatataaaatcacgcctcttttccctAAGgaaaggcagagactacatctggTGTCATCCTTGCTTACTTCTTTCTCTTCGTGTACATTCATTGTCCTCTTTTTGCATGCTCGTTGGTTTATTTTTGGTGATATTTACAATTCACATTATTTAACGCTTTTAGAACATAacttttacaaagaaaaagagGTCGGAATACCTCGCTCTCTCTTACATACACAAATATTATACACTCATCGCAGTCGAAACCAATTGCATTCCCAAGTGTAATTTCAAGTCAGGCAAATAGCccaatataaaatttgcaaatttttaaaagcataAATAAACTGAGATACAAAGAAACTGACTGTGTATGTGACTGGACATCAGTATCAACGAAGAAGTAAATATACTTcttagaaaattataattagcaATTACTATTTCAGTTTGTCATTGTTGTTTCCATTAATTATCTACATTAACATTGATTTGAACTTGtgattcaatttaatttaattcccGTAGAGTGTAAAGTTCCCATTAAATGCTAAATTGTGCTGTGTATTTATTTGCCCACCGCAAATTACCCTGTAATTAGCTTTGATTACTTTTTCATTAAGCTATTGACCATCTGAACCTTcgtactattaataaaatgcattttttaaaatgaataattaacaaaagtcTGTTAAATCATCTATAAGAAAATTTTGCACAGACATAGTTCTTGAGTTacataattgatttttttaaacagctAACACACCCAtgtacaagaaaataaaatgaagacCCGTAGAAGTATTATAATCGTATACAAATGCTCCTGAGCTTTTATCCTTAAATATCACaaaagctatacatatatatattatattgacgttctatacaaacatttaatttttcgcTGATAGTGCATTTCACTCTTTTATTGAAAAGCAAATTTTAAGCTaatattaaatctttatttttacgttttgaaatcaaatgaaaaagaaaataatgagaCGGGGAattattctcaaaaaaaaaaaaaaaaagtatataagtatCCCAAAATCTAGTACACACAGTACATAAGCACCAACTAGGTTTAAAACTTTCACTTATCAGTCGTTGTAATAACTACctaggtataaataatatttcctaTATAACGACTCCAGAATACACGATTCGCACCGAGATGTTTTGTCATAATGGAATCATACGCGACTCGTATGAACCTATTGAAATCTTCAACAAAAGTACGACGTATCAGTGAGAGTACACCTATATTTTGCGCTGGCAGcggatattattttttccgaTCCTTACTAACAATGTTACGTTCATCGATAGATACGAACTACCATGTCAGCATGTCGACCGgttttatatgatttttatctttttcatcGAACGCTGCGCTAAATCAATTCTCTTGAGCACGTACGTATGCTGTTtcataacgtttttttttttactttttcttggCATAAAAGATGAAAAACCTAAACAGAGATGGGAGAAAGCGAATAGGAAAtctacacaaaaaaatatctatgcatcatcatatattattttttggtatagATTTCTTTAAAAGCTATTGCAAGATTGGACGGTAGTCgtcttcatgtaaaaactgtCAATGTGGCACAATTGGACTTCGCTCCAGTGAGGTGAAAAAGGAAgacgagaaaaaaaataccaagataaataaataagtaattaatctTACCAACAGTTGTAATTAACGTCAAGCAATAAACAAAAGAGTTCATGAAATTCCAGGATCTCTGTCCGCTATATGACGTCACTCCCGCCTCGTGTGCAGTATGCAGCTGCTCCTCAAATTCATACAACTTTTTCCTAGCCATTGATTTCCAATCCTCTTCCTTCATATAGTGGCTGCCCCTCCACAAACTCTCAATGAAATCTCTTTTCACACCCCTAGTTCCACACTTATAAGCGTTTTCAAATGATCCTTCCAAAGACTTGAACATCATGCCCCCTAAACCacacattattattaacaacAGTAAATCACATATACATCTGTTACattgtaactttattttaatgtaatctTGCTCGTATTCTTGTCTGAATTCCTGCCAATTCGATATTAATTTCCATCTACTTTTAAtgggtttatttttatcaactgattttgatttaatttttttaagatctcCTTTTTCCATGTCTTTGCTTTCTTTCATTACCCCGTTTTTATTATCTACAATAGATCGCTTTCTAAGACTAGACTTTGGTTCAATCTGATCATCTTTTAGTACAGTGTCATAACTATCTTTTGAAAGAAGTATATTACTAAGAGTTTCTCGCTGATCTGCTTCTTggcttaaaatatttaacttccGAGTCAATTCAGCCGTTCTTTCTGATAAATCAAAATCGAATTCATTTTCACTTGGTGATGTTGAATAACAACTTGATGTATATTCAGATTGACTTGCATCTATATATCCAGAACTTCTCCTTCTTCTTGCAGGTTTTTGAGGTTTTGTTGCTTGTTTTTGACTGACATTTAATCCtgataaaatttctttatcGCTTATAATTTGAATAGTTTTAGGGCATGAAATACCTCGAGCATGCCTCGGCGTTGATGGGGTTTTAGTTGgtgtttgtaaatttttattataatttttgtactCTGATGGAAGCCGAGGATCATCTTTTGGTATTGAAAGACTTCGCGCTCGAGCTTTTTGCATCAATTCGATTATTTCTCGGCTTGTTTGACTCATACCTGTACCTGTTTTATCTATGACTTGAACTAAATCTGCTCGATTAACGGATTGAGACCTATTTGCTCTTGGAGATCTACTTCTGACAAATCTTCTTGGAGTAGGTACTGCTTTGCGCCTCGTTCCAGCGACATTCGTATTCTGAAGAATTGCCTGATCCTCACTCATCTCACTCTCACTAGTTTTActctgtaaatattattatggataaaatattagttattcTTCTTATGCTAAGTAATCGACAAGATCACCATACTTTGACAATATTTAAGTCAGTTGAAAATATATTGCTATTAACAAAGCGACAAACAAAATCACAACTAATTTGATGTAAAAACTGACCCCAAATCTAGTTGCTGATTTACTTCTCGCTGGTTTCACGGGAGGCACTTTACTTTGTTGTTCTTCTCTAGTTTGCTTTTGTGGttgttgtttattaataaCCGGCTTTATATCTGTTGACATCTTTCTGCTAGGAGTTCTAACAATACGCTCCCGCACTTCAACTACTGGCTTCTTTTCCGGAATTAATTTCTTGCTTGGGGTTCTTTCAATAGCTATAACCTTTGTTACAAGTTCACCAGGAGCCGGAGCTGGTGTTTCTGGTGTTTTTGGTGttgtaactttattattttgtttaatatcttTCTCGTCGAAACTGAAGACTTGTTCATTTTTCACTGGAGTTTTAGATTTTTTCTCTGAGTCATCTGACTTTTTTTCATCTGGGTATACCATTTCTTCTAACTTTTTAGGAGTAGTTGGCATTGGGAAATTAAATTCACTTTCTTTTGGTAATCCGCTGCTTGATAAAGGAGGTGACAAAGAATTTCGTCTTTCTTTAGGTGACTCGATAGTAAGAGAATTACGTCGAGTAGGTTCTTCATCTTTGAGATTTAAAGTGTAATTCGTACTTAACAGTTTATTTGTTGGATCAATAAAACTTCCTTTTCTTTGTAATAGCACAAGTTCTTCTTTATCGGGAATTGCGAACGGTGAAACACTTCTTCGTCTCCTTTCATTAGCAGCCATAGCCCTAGCTTCTAAAACTTCTTCTGTGTTCAAATCGTAAACAGGATCtttaacattacatttttcttGAACCATGCGCCGCATTTCTTCATACGTTTTATCCGCTTCAATTTCTCTTGAATTTCGCTGTGGTTTAAAATCTTCATCATCGGATGTAGTTGTGTCTTCATGTGGTACAAGCGTTCTGCCAGGTTCTGGAGTCTTCTCTCTTTGTCTTGCCGCTTGAGTTCTATTTTTTGATAAGTTTCTACGTTTTCTGATTGACATTTGCTGTTTCTGTTCAGTGTCCATTTCGTCGGGTTCTTTTTTATCAGGAGATTTTGAAACTAATTGACCACTGGTTTGTGTCTCGGATTCTGCTTTTATTGTAGGGATTTTTAGGGTAAGGACATTCTTTTCTTCCTTCCTCACTTCACTCATTACCTATCTTCTCCTTTACGTTGcgactgtaaaaaaaaacacgcgTGAATTAGATAACAGCGAATCGATACTGATTATTCGAACACAAAGAGCCGCTAATTTTGGCATCCATCAATAGGTCTTCTGCCAATGTTGTATGAGATGACAACAGCAATCTACACAGCACTCAATACTACTTACCGTTTCTGTATCGGCCGATATAAACTTCAACGGGGTCAAATCAGATGCCTAAGAAAAGAATCTATTTTGGACGCCTCATCGTGACACGCGTAAACAAACATGTGCGGGACACATTATTTTTGTCACTCTTCCTAGTGGATATCACTTTACACTTTCTATGTCTTGATAAAAGTCTTTATTTATCGACGTTTCGATTCGTAAACATGGATTGTCGTGAAATTTCTAAATGCACTCTTCGGTTCAAGCTTGCAGTAACTGAGCGAAAAGCCAAGCCGCTGGGCACTGatccaaatttaaaacaactatTACTACATTCACGTTAGTTCGTATAGCGTACACTGATAATAATAAGCACGACCAAAATAATCAGACATTCGTCGTATGCTAAAAGCAATCAAATAACAAAGAGACTAGTGTGATCCCACATCGTGAATAGTTCAGGTTAAATTGGGTCCACATTGGAGCGCTTTTGTCAATATATGCAGGGAAAAATTgcgtttcatttttattttccactcCATGTTCATCATGTCAtgtgtacgagtatatttatcaaattgtCACAGTTGGATATATTTTAAGGGTTTTCGTTATTATttgctattttctaaagaaatctCTACCAGTGAATGTCAGAAATTCATTAAAGTTATACATAAGTAAAGGTAGTGAAAAATTACgaataggaaaaaaataccAAGTCAACTATCCTGAATAGGCCATTGAGACGTTAAATAATACAActtccaatatttttatccaacTTAATAGGAagtagaatagtttttttatttcattactgTTGTTGTGAGTTAAAACAGAAAGGAAAATAACGAGCTAAATAAATATCGcgtttgaaatatttcaacGGGAAacaaagaattttctttctaaCGCATCCGAACCGCTTTGTGTAAGCTTTTGTGGGGCCAAATATAAACATTGTCGCgtttctaaagaaataaataa
Proteins encoded in this region:
- the LOC106130776 gene encoding muscle M-line assembly protein unc-89, with the protein product MSEVRKEEKNVLTLKIPTIKAESETQTSGQLVSKSPDKKEPDEMDTEQKQQMSIRKRRNLSKNRTQAARQREKTPEPGRTLVPHEDTTTSDDEDFKPQRNSREIEADKTYEEMRRMVQEKCNVKDPVYDLNTEEVLEARAMAANERRRRSVSPFAIPDKEELVLLQRKGSFIDPTNKLLSTNYTLNLKDEEPTRRNSLTIESPKERRNSLSPPLSSSGLPKESEFNFPMPTTPKKLEEMVYPDEKKSDDSEKKSKTPVKNEQVFSFDEKDIKQNNKVTTPKTPETPAPAPGELVTKVIAIERTPSKKLIPEKKPVVEVRERIVRTPSRKMSTDIKPVINKQQPQKQTREEQQSKVPPVKPARSKSATRFGSKTSESEMSEDQAILQNTNVAGTRRKAVPTPRRFVRSRSPRANRSQSVNRADLVQVIDKTGTGMSQTSREIIELMQKARARSLSIPKDDPRLPSEYKNYNKNLQTPTKTPSTPRHARGISCPKTIQIISDKEILSGLNVSQKQATKPQKPARRRRSSGYIDASQSEYTSSCYSTSPSENEFDFDLSERTAELTRKLNILSQEADQRETLSNILLSKDSYDTVLKDDQIEPKSSLRKRSIVDNKNGVMKESKDMEKGDLKKIKSKSVDKNKPIKSRWKLISNWQEFRQEYEQDYIKIKLQCNRCICDLLLLIIMCGLGGMMFKSLEGSFENAYKCGTRGVKRDFIESLWRGSHYMKEEDWKSMARKKLYEFEEQLHTAHEAGVTSYSGQRSWNFMNSFVYCLTLITTVGYGHISPKTTYGRAATIVYAIVGIPLFLIVLADFGKLFTRIIKFFWAFIRRFYYTRSCRKVRRTAPVQEVMKGLNIVYDVVRRPSQIFSEEELEVKTGETPPVVQRKPSDVPPPLPPKPGQVVQIKDIENETDPDTPAPSLYEIDDEFNLPISVAIFILVVYLIIGAVGYNMWETWSFFESFYFVFISMSTIGLGDLVPDHPMFMMASIFYLVFGLALTSMCINVVQVKLSNTFKQASAKLGATIGLKVSEDDGSLVPMTPPPTEIVPVHKPRNDTEDKNKESKVKDENDDPKNR